A DNA window from Polyangiaceae bacterium contains the following coding sequences:
- the trpD gene encoding anthranilate phosphoribosyltransferase — MSQLTFQEVFGELVSGPGASAETVSRAFDAILAGDWTPVQVAGFAVALRLRGETPEQIAAAARALRRAMVPLRHDFPKVLDTCGTGGDGLATLNLSTAAALLAAAAGVPVAKHGNRAVSSRAGSADVFEALGVRIDLSGPAAEHVFAAERMVFVMAPTHHPAMRHGGVARRELGVRTIFNCLGPLANPASATHQLLGAYADDLRKTLARTLHGLGTQRAWVVHGTDGMDEISPYAPTRVTVLDGDTLEEMTVEPEDFGVPTSAPGAAVGGDAEQNASALETILAGKPHPARNAVLINAAAALCVANGLEPREGGKLASELLDSGAGLAKLAALRAATTTP; from the coding sequence GTGAGCCAGCTCACCTTTCAGGAGGTTTTCGGGGAGTTGGTGAGCGGCCCGGGCGCCAGCGCCGAGACCGTGAGCCGCGCCTTCGATGCAATCCTGGCTGGCGATTGGACTCCGGTGCAGGTGGCCGGCTTCGCTGTCGCCCTGCGCCTGCGCGGGGAAACGCCGGAGCAGATCGCTGCTGCAGCCCGCGCCTTGCGCCGGGCGATGGTGCCGTTGCGCCACGACTTTCCGAAGGTCCTCGATACCTGCGGCACCGGAGGCGACGGGCTGGCGACGCTGAACCTGTCAACGGCCGCAGCGCTGCTGGCGGCGGCCGCGGGGGTGCCCGTGGCGAAGCACGGCAACCGCGCCGTGAGCAGCCGGGCGGGCAGCGCGGACGTGTTCGAGGCGCTGGGCGTGCGCATCGACTTGAGCGGCCCCGCCGCCGAGCATGTATTTGCAGCGGAGCGCATGGTGTTCGTGATGGCACCGACGCACCACCCGGCAATGCGGCACGGCGGCGTGGCGCGGCGGGAGCTCGGCGTGCGCACGATCTTCAACTGTCTCGGCCCGCTGGCAAACCCGGCCTCGGCCACACACCAGCTACTCGGGGCCTACGCCGACGACCTGCGCAAGACCCTGGCCCGCACCCTTCACGGCCTAGGGACGCAGCGAGCGTGGGTCGTCCACGGGACCGATGGCATGGACGAGATCAGCCCCTACGCGCCGACGCGAGTGACCGTGCTCGATGGGGATACGCTCGAAGAGATGACGGTAGAGCCCGAGGACTTCGGCGTGCCCACCAGCGCTCCCGGCGCCGCCGTGGGTGGCGACGCCGAGCAAAACGCGAGCGCATTGGAGACCATCTTGGCTGGTAAACCCCACCCCGCACGCAATGCCGTGCTGATCAACGCGGCAGCCGCCTTGTGTGTCGCCAATGGCCTCGAGCCGCGAGAGGGCGGAAAACTCGCGTCGGAGTTGCTCGACTCGGGCGCTGGCTTGGCGAAGCTCGCTGCCCTGCGCGCCGCCACCACCACGCCATGA
- a CDS encoding indole-3-glycerol phosphate synthase TrpC, translating to MTLLDEILDDRRRQVSQLRRAALPSPPERRALGLGRSNGEPLRIIAEIKRRSPSAGALSTALTVAERAAAYERGGAAMISVLSNDTYFDGSLDDLGQARAACALPLLCKEFVIDEVQVDAARAHGADAVLLIARIVSAPRLVELLAHARRLGLDALVEVCNHDEARQALHAGAELIGVNARNLDTLEMDLPRAGRVLASLPSWVTAVHLSGLSTGRDVAKVAASRAQAALIGEALMRCDDPEPLLRSLCQTAR from the coding sequence ATGACCCTACTCGACGAAATCCTGGACGACCGCCGTCGGCAAGTCAGCCAGCTGCGGCGTGCCGCCTTGCCTTCGCCCCCCGAACGGCGAGCCCTCGGTCTCGGGCGGAGCAACGGCGAGCCCCTGCGCATCATCGCGGAGATCAAGCGGCGATCCCCCTCGGCGGGAGCCTTGTCCACCGCGCTCACGGTGGCGGAGCGCGCCGCTGCTTACGAGCGCGGCGGAGCGGCCATGATCAGCGTGCTCAGCAACGATACCTATTTCGATGGCAGCCTGGACGACCTCGGGCAGGCGCGCGCCGCCTGCGCGCTGCCCCTGTTGTGCAAGGAGTTCGTGATCGACGAGGTTCAGGTGGATGCGGCTCGGGCCCATGGCGCCGACGCCGTGCTCCTCATAGCGCGGATCGTGAGCGCGCCCCGACTCGTCGAGCTGCTTGCCCACGCGCGGCGATTGGGCCTCGATGCACTGGTCGAAGTCTGCAACCACGATGAAGCGCGCCAGGCGCTGCACGCGGGAGCGGAGCTGATCGGTGTGAACGCGCGCAACCTCGATACGCTGGAGATGGACCTCCCTCGCGCGGGCCGGGTGCTGGCTTCGCTGCCGAGCTGGGTGACGGCGGTGCACTTGTCGGGCCTCTCCACGGGGCGTGATGTGGCCAAAGTAGCCGCGAGTCGGGCCCAGGCCGCCCTGATCGGCGAGGCCTTGATGCGATGTGACGATCCGGAACCCCTGCTGCGTTCGCTCTGTCAGACGGCGCGCTAG
- a CDS encoding site-specific tyrosine recombinase translates to MQLEACVDDFLDYLRVERALSPNTVLAYGRDLSKWTEWAQAQGVTRVDQVDLGLVSGWLRRLSTDGLGARSAARHLSALRGLMRFLTREGLAAADVTALATRPRFGRKLPHTMTEQETRRLLAAPNPSSARGLRDRAMLSLAYAAGLRVSELVALRWADVDRSRGVVAVTGKGNKRRLVPLGEVALAHLEQHADALRVAREKRGRQPSPYVFPSPRGGCLTRQAAWKMVKRSARAAGLTRGVYPHQLRHSFATHLLSGGADLRSVQVMLGHSDVATTEIYTHVTRDHVRAAHRRSHPRG, encoded by the coding sequence GTGCAACTCGAGGCCTGCGTCGACGACTTCCTCGACTATCTCCGGGTAGAACGGGCGCTCTCGCCCAACACCGTGCTCGCCTACGGCCGAGATCTGAGCAAGTGGACCGAGTGGGCTCAGGCTCAGGGAGTCACACGCGTCGACCAGGTGGACCTGGGGTTGGTCAGCGGCTGGCTACGGCGTCTGTCTACGGATGGGCTGGGGGCACGAAGCGCCGCGCGCCACCTTTCCGCGCTCCGTGGTCTGATGCGCTTTCTGACTCGCGAAGGTCTCGCCGCGGCAGATGTGACCGCTCTGGCCACACGGCCTCGCTTTGGACGCAAGCTACCCCACACCATGACGGAGCAGGAGACGCGGCGGCTGCTGGCAGCGCCAAACCCGAGCTCGGCGCGCGGTCTGCGGGATCGCGCGATGCTGAGCTTGGCCTACGCCGCGGGTCTGCGCGTGAGTGAGCTCGTCGCTTTGCGCTGGGCCGACGTCGACCGCTCGCGAGGCGTCGTTGCGGTCACCGGCAAGGGCAACAAGCGCCGTCTGGTTCCCCTGGGAGAGGTCGCGCTCGCACACCTCGAACAACATGCCGATGCCCTGCGCGTCGCGCGGGAGAAGCGCGGCAGGCAGCCGTCACCCTACGTCTTCCCTTCCCCACGAGGTGGCTGCCTGACGCGGCAAGCGGCGTGGAAAATGGTCAAGCGCTCGGCGCGGGCCGCAGGCCTGACTCGCGGCGTCTACCCGCATCAGCTCCGACACTCCTTCGCCACGCATCTGCTGTCGGGAGGCGCAGATCTGCGCTCGGTCCAAGTGATGCTCGGCCACAGTGACGTGGCCACCACGGAAATCTACACCCATGTGACCCGCGATCACGTGCGTGCTGCGCACCGCCGGTCGCATCCCCGCGGCTGA
- a CDS encoding N-formylglutamate amidohydrolase, with translation MNRTRTVVHFQVRGPDSRPIPVVVEVPHAGLAVDPAALATLVAPARALGFDADLLVDELFQDAPALGASMLTATTSRYVCDLNRSESDVDGRSVEGASRGPFPHGLIWRSTTSDLPALARPLPRQELERRLEQIYRPYHRCLQGLIDETRARFGFAIVLAAHSMPSRGRWGHADHGSPRADVVPGTRGRTTAHAAVIDCVEAVATERGFSVKHDDPYRGGYTTATYGRPRQAVHAIQVELSRALYMDETTLTKKPNDFESIRELCRAMVAELGTLALA, from the coding sequence GTGAATCGGACGCGGACGGTCGTGCATTTTCAGGTTCGAGGCCCCGACAGCAGGCCAATCCCCGTCGTCGTCGAAGTGCCCCATGCTGGCCTCGCGGTCGATCCAGCGGCTTTGGCGACATTGGTCGCGCCCGCCCGCGCCTTGGGGTTCGACGCGGATTTGCTGGTGGACGAACTGTTCCAGGACGCGCCAGCGCTCGGAGCGTCGATGCTGACGGCGACCACGAGCCGCTACGTCTGCGATCTCAATCGCTCGGAGAGCGACGTCGACGGCCGCAGCGTGGAGGGCGCAAGTCGCGGCCCTTTTCCCCACGGCCTGATTTGGCGGTCCACCACGAGCGATCTCCCCGCCCTCGCGCGGCCCCTGCCTCGCCAGGAGTTGGAGCGGCGCCTGGAGCAGATCTACCGGCCGTATCATCGCTGTCTCCAGGGGCTGATCGACGAGACGCGAGCGCGCTTTGGCTTTGCGATCGTGCTGGCCGCCCATTCCATGCCCAGCCGTGGGCGCTGGGGCCACGCCGATCACGGCAGCCCACGAGCCGATGTGGTTCCAGGTACCCGTGGTCGAACGACCGCGCATGCGGCGGTGATCGATTGCGTCGAAGCGGTCGCCACGGAACGCGGCTTCAGCGTGAAGCACGACGACCCGTATCGTGGGGGCTACACCACTGCGACCTACGGTCGGCCGCGCCAGGCGGTCCACGCAATCCAGGTCGAGCTGAGCCGTGCGCTCTACATGGACGAGACCACCCTCACCAAAAAGCCGAATGATTTTGAGTCGATTCGCGAGCTTTGCCGGGCCATGGTGGCAGAGTTGGGAACCCTTGCGCTAGCATGA
- the rpmB gene encoding 50S ribosomal protein L28, which produces MARSEITGRRRMSARHVSHSNIKTPRWQNVNVQRRRLWVPELGRYVTLKLTTRDLRTIDKVGLVAFAKKHGYAL; this is translated from the coding sequence ATGGCACGCAGCGAGATCACCGGCCGGCGGCGCATGAGCGCGCGCCACGTTTCCCACTCCAACATCAAGACGCCGCGTTGGCAGAACGTCAACGTGCAGCGTCGGCGCCTCTGGGTGCCCGAGCTCGGGCGCTACGTGACGCTCAAGCTCACGACACGCGACCTGCGCACCATCGACAAGGTGGGACTCGTCGCGTTCGCGAAGAAGCACGGCTACGCGCTCTGA
- a CDS encoding DUF72 domain-containing protein gives MNQRSAAEVLCAARRVWQKAPHMMLRVGRPTLIGDFARYTRHFDLLEVRTDAGKVPRPKRLRTLRESAPPGFVFSVVLPTALAQLDLDLAERDRALAVAEALQTDLLVLSTPASVRPGRRTLERLAAVVDTFAGHRLVWEPTGLFDQHTAARAARDVGVSLVRDLSREAIGPGDVVYTRVKSLGRGGRVSASVVDRLVDKLDGQDAAYVIIDGNGAIGVARELRTMLGAEEEES, from the coding sequence ATGAATCAGCGCTCCGCGGCAGAAGTGCTTTGCGCCGCGCGGCGGGTTTGGCAGAAAGCACCCCATATGATGCTGCGCGTGGGTCGGCCGACCCTGATAGGCGATTTCGCCCGCTACACCCGGCACTTCGACTTGTTGGAGGTGCGCACCGACGCGGGAAAAGTCCCGCGTCCCAAACGGCTGCGCACTTTGCGCGAAAGCGCGCCACCTGGTTTCGTGTTCTCCGTCGTTCTGCCGACGGCGTTGGCGCAGCTGGACCTCGACCTCGCCGAGCGCGACCGCGCGCTCGCCGTTGCCGAGGCGCTCCAAACGGATCTGCTCGTCCTCTCCACGCCTGCCAGCGTCCGCCCCGGGCGTCGCACCCTCGAGCGCTTGGCCGCGGTGGTAGACACCTTTGCGGGACACCGCTTGGTTTGGGAGCCGACGGGTCTGTTCGACCAGCACACCGCCGCGCGCGCTGCGCGCGACGTGGGCGTGTCGCTGGTGCGCGACCTGTCGCGCGAGGCGATTGGACCGGGTGACGTAGTGTACACTCGCGTCAAGTCCCTCGGCCGCGGGGGGCGCGTGTCCGCAAGCGTCGTGGACCGATTGGTCGACAAGCTGGACGGTCAGGACGCTGCCTACGTGATCATCGATGGCAACGGCGCGATCGGCGTCGCCCGCGAGTTGCGCACCATGCTAGGCGCCGAGGAAGAGGAGTCATGA
- a CDS encoding lysophospholipid acyltransferase family protein, giving the protein MATTRTFVEYAHCLAESLASGRREARAARCSFKEPSLPAALSASHGIVVVTAHAGAWDAAAPLLARDFARPVTVVMRPEVGRGARKIHDGVRRRAGVQIVHVGCDATDPLPLLSSLRSGGVVAFQLDRVPPGVRSLKVPLFGRTAAVPEGPFRMAALARVPVLPLFVRRVAAFDYEIWGGPLLRLERRASQGELSAVAARAVWELERFIRAHPSQWFCFESAPEAGAPFQAERQPSAADVSHPRRAP; this is encoded by the coding sequence TTGGCGACGACGCGCACTTTCGTGGAGTACGCACATTGCCTCGCGGAGTCCCTGGCTTCGGGCCGTCGCGAGGCGCGCGCTGCCCGCTGCAGCTTCAAGGAACCAAGCTTGCCCGCGGCTCTGTCCGCGAGTCATGGGATCGTCGTCGTTACGGCGCACGCTGGCGCCTGGGACGCGGCGGCGCCCCTCTTGGCGCGCGACTTCGCGCGCCCGGTGACGGTGGTGATGCGGCCCGAGGTGGGCCGTGGGGCACGAAAGATCCACGACGGCGTGCGTCGTCGCGCCGGCGTCCAGATCGTGCATGTGGGGTGCGACGCGACGGATCCCTTGCCGCTGCTGTCGAGCCTGCGGTCCGGGGGCGTCGTGGCGTTCCAGTTGGACCGCGTTCCGCCGGGCGTCAGAAGTCTGAAAGTACCGCTTTTCGGGCGAACTGCGGCTGTGCCCGAGGGGCCCTTCCGCATGGCGGCGCTGGCGCGCGTGCCAGTGCTGCCGCTGTTCGTGCGCCGGGTCGCAGCCTTCGACTACGAGATTTGGGGCGGTCCGCTGTTGCGTCTGGAGCGTCGAGCGTCGCAAGGCGAGCTTTCCGCCGTCGCCGCCCGGGCTGTGTGGGAGCTGGAGCGTTTCATCCGCGCCCACCCCAGCCAATGGTTCTGTTTCGAATCCGCTCCTGAAGCTGGTGCCCCCTTTCAAGCCGAGCGTCAGCCATCCGCGGCGGACGTCAGCCATCCACGCCGGGCGCCGTGA
- a CDS encoding tetratricopeptide repeat protein, with amino-acid sequence MNFVLSLRTGMASLLLALAAHGGSAGVESDLDARLKAAPKDAAGLFTLGQDLRRAGRFDAAVQTLRRAYFKTTKGEQAVAVRLEAARALIDAGKQKLALRECASLKSVSMPMLWVCTAEAQLLWRRASLALPLADKALEAEADNYDARVARGRALEQMGKAAEADQEYRRAAAAQPKRYEAHLYRGQMLLQGSKREGIAALRTARQSAPQEPVPLLALGTALGGTEAQKLLEQAIALRPTFGAAHARLGVVKHGLGDLAGAEQALLRALALDAKQADWLAALAAVLVDKGDAAGAIARADAALKLVGNHAAAKLARADALAQRGDIDLAIEAYEQAHGYARTDPAPLLHAARACAKNGRPTTARAFAERATQDFPKWAPAWVVLADVQHASGDRAAAKQSYKKALGAQSGTIDRARVARILKSLR; translated from the coding sequence ATGAACTTCGTACTCTCGCTTCGCACCGGAATGGCGAGCCTGCTCCTGGCTCTCGCTGCGCATGGGGGCTCTGCCGGCGTCGAGTCTGACCTGGACGCGCGACTGAAGGCGGCGCCGAAGGACGCCGCCGGGCTGTTTACCCTCGGCCAAGATTTGCGGCGCGCCGGGCGCTTCGACGCCGCCGTGCAGACGCTTCGGCGCGCCTACTTCAAGACGACCAAAGGCGAGCAGGCGGTCGCTGTGCGCTTGGAGGCGGCGCGGGCACTGATCGACGCCGGAAAGCAAAAGCTGGCCTTGCGCGAATGTGCCTCGCTCAAGAGCGTGTCGATGCCGATGCTGTGGGTGTGCACGGCGGAAGCTCAGTTGCTCTGGAGGCGCGCGTCCTTGGCCCTGCCTTTGGCGGACAAGGCGCTGGAAGCCGAGGCAGACAACTACGACGCGCGGGTTGCTCGCGGACGCGCTCTCGAACAGATGGGCAAGGCTGCCGAGGCGGATCAAGAGTACCGGCGTGCAGCGGCGGCACAACCCAAGCGCTACGAAGCACACCTGTACCGCGGGCAAATGTTGCTACAGGGTTCGAAACGCGAAGGCATTGCGGCGCTACGCACGGCGCGGCAGAGCGCGCCGCAAGAACCCGTGCCTCTGCTGGCTCTGGGGACGGCCCTTGGCGGAACTGAAGCACAGAAGCTATTGGAGCAGGCGATTGCCTTGCGGCCGACCTTCGGAGCCGCGCACGCGCGGCTTGGCGTCGTCAAGCATGGGCTTGGCGATCTGGCGGGGGCGGAGCAAGCGCTGCTCCGCGCTTTGGCGCTCGATGCGAAGCAGGCGGACTGGCTGGCCGCGCTCGCCGCCGTGCTCGTGGACAAGGGTGATGCTGCCGGTGCGATCGCTCGCGCCGACGCCGCCTTGAAACTCGTCGGCAACCACGCAGCAGCGAAGCTGGCACGCGCGGACGCGCTGGCGCAGCGCGGAGACATCGACCTGGCCATCGAGGCGTACGAGCAGGCGCACGGCTACGCGCGAACGGACCCGGCGCCGCTCTTGCACGCAGCACGCGCATGCGCCAAGAACGGCCGTCCCACCACGGCCCGTGCCTTTGCCGAGCGCGCAACCCAGGACTTCCCGAAGTGGGCGCCGGCGTGGGTCGTCCTGGCCGACGTCCAGCACGCGTCGGGGGATCGCGCGGCCGCGAAGCAGTCCTACAAGAAAGCCCTTGGCGCACAGTCGGGCACCATCGATCGAGCCAGAGTCGCTCGGATCCTGAAGTCCCTACGCTGA
- a CDS encoding methyltransferase — protein MTSDALFRGAVKVSQPRDGHRATIDTLLLAAFAAVGRRPSAVVDLGAGSGALSLSLRHLGLGERFLCVELRREAAVLCGENLTRAGAQAEVWCHDLQAGLPPACERQADLVAFNPPYFPPGTGRGTPPSTRGRVGDLAPFLEAARHALGPRGRVCLCYPAAQLELALAAGKRVQLALKRLRFVHAYAGKPARLCLLEFKPGRPGGVRVEPPLVEWIAHGAPSEELARIMNGRGVGPE, from the coding sequence GTGACCTCGGACGCGCTCTTTCGGGGCGCGGTCAAGGTCAGCCAACCGCGCGATGGGCATCGCGCCACCATCGACACGCTTCTGCTCGCCGCCTTCGCTGCCGTTGGCCGTCGTCCCTCCGCCGTCGTCGATCTCGGGGCCGGCTCGGGAGCCTTGAGCCTCTCACTTCGGCATCTGGGACTCGGGGAACGCTTCCTCTGCGTCGAGCTGCGTCGCGAAGCCGCGGTGCTGTGTGGCGAGAACCTCACGCGCGCCGGAGCGCAGGCCGAGGTGTGGTGCCACGATCTCCAAGCAGGCCTACCCCCAGCCTGCGAGCGGCAAGCCGACCTAGTCGCCTTCAACCCGCCCTACTTCCCACCGGGCACAGGTCGCGGCACGCCGCCTTCGACCCGCGGCCGAGTCGGTGACTTGGCGCCCTTCTTGGAGGCTGCTCGCCACGCCCTCGGGCCGCGGGGACGCGTCTGCCTGTGCTATCCAGCCGCACAATTGGAACTCGCTCTGGCTGCTGGCAAGCGCGTTCAACTCGCTCTGAAGCGCTTGCGCTTCGTGCACGCCTACGCCGGCAAACCAGCACGCCTGTGTCTACTCGAGTTCAAGCCCGGGCGACCTGGCGGCGTGCGCGTGGAGCCGCCGCTGGTCGAATGGATCGCCCACGGCGCACCGAGCGAAGAACTCGCACGCATCATGAACGGCCGCGGAGTCGGTCCAGAATGA
- a CDS encoding RNA methyltransferase, translated as MRPLALALVHHPVLDRRAEVVTTAITNLDLHDICRSAYTYGLSAVYVTHPVAAQRELALRVKAHWTTGSGARRIPDRSPALGILQVVESLDQARAAHGGQEGCELWATSAQGSGDVLSFAGASSMLTGEGRPVLIAFGTGWGLSPDVTAAAAQQLSPIHSPRADGYNHLSVRAAVAIILDRLRGRS; from the coding sequence ATGCGTCCCCTGGCGCTCGCGCTCGTGCACCATCCGGTGCTGGATCGGCGTGCCGAGGTCGTCACCACGGCGATCACCAATCTCGATCTCCACGACATTTGCCGCAGCGCGTACACCTACGGCTTGTCTGCGGTCTACGTGACTCATCCCGTCGCAGCGCAGCGCGAACTCGCCCTGCGCGTGAAAGCACACTGGACGACGGGGAGTGGCGCACGCCGCATTCCCGACCGTTCACCGGCGCTGGGCATTCTTCAAGTCGTCGAGAGTCTCGACCAAGCCCGCGCCGCTCATGGTGGGCAAGAAGGCTGCGAACTGTGGGCGACCAGTGCGCAGGGAAGTGGCGACGTGCTTTCCTTCGCTGGCGCAAGCAGCATGCTCACGGGGGAGGGGCGTCCAGTGCTGATCGCGTTTGGCACTGGCTGGGGACTTTCGCCGGATGTCACTGCAGCAGCCGCTCAGCAGCTATCGCCCATCCATTCGCCCCGAGCGGACGGCTACAATCATCTGAGCGTGCGTGCGGCGGTCGCGATCATTCTGGACCGACTCCGCGGCCGTTCATGA
- the trmD gene encoding tRNA (guanosine(37)-N1)-methyltransferase TrmD — protein sequence MQIAVVTLFPELFQDFANTSFVGRACGMDALQLHLEPLRAQGLGRHQSVDDTPYGGGSGMVLRVDCVVQAIESAETALGGRAHRVLLTPQGQPLRQAMCAELAARDRMVLVCGRYEGFDERVRSFVDQEISLGDFVLTGGEVAAMAVIESCIRLLPGVLGNEESPLEESFAAAGAGLLEYPHYTRPVEFRGLMVPELLRTGNHGKIAEWRRAEAIARTRARRPDLAPPEED from the coding sequence ATGCAGATTGCCGTCGTCACGCTGTTCCCCGAGTTGTTCCAGGACTTCGCCAATACCAGCTTCGTCGGACGCGCGTGCGGTATGGACGCGCTGCAGCTTCATTTGGAGCCTTTGCGGGCTCAGGGTCTCGGCAGGCATCAGAGTGTGGATGACACGCCCTATGGCGGCGGTTCAGGCATGGTGCTTCGCGTCGATTGCGTGGTGCAAGCGATTGAGAGCGCGGAGACCGCCCTGGGTGGCCGCGCGCATCGAGTGTTGCTCACGCCTCAAGGGCAGCCCCTGCGTCAGGCAATGTGTGCCGAGTTGGCCGCACGCGATCGCATGGTGCTCGTGTGTGGGCGCTACGAAGGCTTCGACGAACGCGTCCGGAGCTTCGTCGACCAGGAGATTTCCCTCGGCGACTTCGTGTTGACGGGGGGCGAGGTCGCCGCCATGGCGGTGATCGAGAGTTGCATCCGGCTGCTGCCCGGTGTGCTCGGCAACGAGGAGTCCCCACTCGAGGAGTCTTTCGCCGCGGCTGGGGCGGGGCTGCTCGAGTATCCGCACTACACACGCCCTGTGGAATTCCGCGGCCTGATGGTTCCGGAGCTGCTGCGCACCGGCAATCACGGCAAGATCGCGGAGTGGCGTCGCGCCGAAGCCATCGCGCGCACTCGCGCGCGGCGTCCGGACCTTGCACCCCCCGAGGAGGACTGA
- the rimM gene encoding ribosome maturation factor RimM (Essential for efficient processing of 16S rRNA): MNAIELGRITKPHGLVGELKLRLHWDQSTALDGVETLWLVVAGERREFAVQRARRAGLGYLVKLVGVDDRDAADALRGARVEVARDALPPLAAGEYYLGDLLGFAVKVSETVIGHVREVQTHPSLDSVVIELEDGRRVEQPLVEPWLVAVDLALGCIELSGTDAFIE; the protein is encoded by the coding sequence TTGAACGCCATCGAGCTAGGTCGAATCACCAAGCCCCACGGCCTGGTCGGCGAGCTGAAGCTTCGGCTGCATTGGGACCAATCGACGGCTCTCGATGGCGTCGAGACGCTGTGGCTCGTAGTCGCTGGGGAGCGCCGGGAGTTCGCAGTCCAGCGAGCGCGCCGAGCCGGTCTTGGCTACCTGGTGAAGCTGGTGGGAGTCGACGATCGCGACGCCGCGGACGCTCTGCGTGGCGCACGAGTCGAAGTCGCCCGCGACGCGCTCCCGCCCCTCGCGGCTGGCGAGTACTACTTGGGCGACTTGCTCGGCTTCGCCGTGAAGGTGTCGGAGACGGTGATTGGACACGTGCGTGAAGTGCAGACCCACCCAAGCCTGGATTCGGTGGTGATTGAGCTCGAGGACGGGCGGCGGGTAGAGCAGCCCTTGGTCGAACCTTGGCTGGTGGCGGTAGATCTCGCGCTCGGCTGCATCGAGCTGTCCGGCACGGATGCGTTCATCGAGTGA
- a CDS encoding KH domain-containing protein, with product MALKELIATIARALVDEPDSVEVTEIEGDHNSLIELKVAKGDIGKVIGKDGRTAQSMRTILTAASTKLGRRAHLDIVD from the coding sequence ATGGCACTCAAGGAACTCATCGCTACCATTGCGCGTGCTCTGGTTGACGAGCCAGACAGCGTGGAGGTCACCGAAATCGAAGGTGACCACAATTCGCTCATCGAGCTGAAGGTCGCCAAAGGCGACATCGGCAAGGTCATCGGCAAGGACGGTCGGACGGCGCAGTCGATGCGCACGATTCTGACTGCCGCATCCACCAAGTTGGGCCGGCGGGCCCACCTCGACATCGTGGATTGA
- the rpsP gene encoding 30S ribosomal protein S16: MAVHIRLARHGAKKTPFYRIVVTDQRNARDGRFIENLGTFHPGIEKLDVNRERLEHWRKMGAKPSATVERLLKKPQPASA; the protein is encoded by the coding sequence ATGGCAGTTCATATCCGGCTAGCCCGACACGGCGCCAAGAAAACGCCCTTCTATCGCATCGTCGTGACGGATCAGCGAAACGCCCGCGACGGGAGATTCATCGAGAACCTGGGGACCTTCCATCCAGGTATCGAGAAGCTCGACGTCAATCGGGAACGCCTCGAGCACTGGCGGAAAATGGGTGCCAAGCCCTCCGCCACGGTCGAGCGCCTGCTCAAGAAGCCTCAGCCGGCTTCGGCCTGA
- a CDS encoding NifU family protein: MTSGDLDRIIREVLAPLLRSDGGEVYLVQANAEVVHLHLAGRYAGCPGNTLVRNRVIEPALHKVAPGIRLELTSGAIIPAGAEPLSD; encoded by the coding sequence ATGACGTCCGGGGACCTCGACCGCATCATTCGGGAGGTGCTCGCGCCCTTGCTGCGGAGCGATGGGGGCGAGGTGTACCTAGTGCAAGCCAACGCCGAGGTCGTCCACCTGCACCTCGCGGGTCGCTATGCGGGATGCCCTGGGAACACGCTGGTCCGCAATCGCGTGATCGAGCCGGCATTGCACAAGGTGGCACCGGGGATCCGGCTGGAACTCACGAGCGGCGCGATCATCCCCGCCGGTGCCGAACCCCTGAGCGACTAG